Below is a genomic region from Hydrogenobacter hydrogenophilus.
CACCTCATCTGGTTTTTGCATACTGTCTGGTATACCTTTCCATTTAAGGATACGCCTGTTGCCCGTATCGCAAACATAAAGATCATCCCCATGATAATAAACGCCAAAACACCAAAAGAACAGATTTCTATCTACCTGTTTAAGATTAGGTTGGCCTATTACGTGGTCAGGTTTTGAAAAACTCTCTTCAGGCACCCTATCCCATAGGAGTATCCTATGGTTCCACGCATCCGCTACAAAAAGTTTACCTTCATCTGATACAAACACACCCGTAGGCATGAAAAGACCTCTTTCCGTATCGCCACCTGCATTTGGATGGTCAGAGTAAAAGTCCATCTGACCGAGCACCACATCCGCTGGCTGGTTCTCTTTTGGCAGACTCTTCCATATTAACACCCTATGATTACCCGTATCCGCTACTATTAAAGTATTATCCTTTAGAAACACACCTCTAGGACCGTAAAGGGTACAAGGTGAAGCCTTTGCGTCTGGCACTTGCAGGCTAAACTCAGAACTTGCACCTATAGCGCTTAAAAACTCCACCTTCATTCTACCTTTAGCCACACATATCCATTTTCTATCCTCGTATGCACAGGAACCAACTGTACATAGTTGGCAGTAAGACACTCACCTGAAGTTATACTGTACTCAAAGTTATGCCAAGGGCATATTAGAATACCTTCTTTTGTAAGCTTTCCATCGTGTAATGGAAGACCCTGGTGCGCACAGGAGTTTCTGTATGCGTAAATCTTCCCTTCCCAAAGTACTAATATCACATCAGTCTTTTCGTGCAAGAACCTGTATACATGACCTTCTATTAGCTCGCTAACATTAAAGGCTTTCACATAACCTTCTTTTTTTTGAGAAAACTCAATAAAGGCCTCTACGGGAGTGTCCTTTGCAAGCTCCACCCTCTCAACGCTTGGAACAAAAGACTGAACCGCTTCAAGTATGGTCTGTTGGAGAGTAAAAGAAACTTGTGAACAGCCGGTGCATGCTCCCTTTAGCCTTACATAAAGCGTGTTGTCCTTCAGGTCTACGAACTCTACATCTCCCCCGTGAGACCTTATGTAAGGTTTTATGAGCTCAAGTGCTTTAATTACCTTAGTCCTGTCATCTTCTCTGATTAAACCGTGCTTTAGGAAAAGGCTATAGACCTCTGGCTCTTTCACAGCTTTTAATAGTAGCTCCTTACCTATAGGATCCTCCTTGATGAGCCTGACAAGTTTAACTAAGGCTATTTTTGTGAACTCCTCAATGCTCTTTACAAGCTCACCCACAATCTCTCTTTTTTCATCTTCAAAATCCCTTACCTTTTTAAGAAGTTCATCTATCCTCTCTGCCAATTTTTCAAAGCTAAGTTCCTCCGTCATAGCGAGCCTCCATAAGCGTGTGTATCTCTTCTAATATTTCCCTTATACCGGCCATTTCCTCTTCCATCCCATACTTATTGAAAATATCAAAAGCCTCCGTAAGATGTTCTTTTGCTTCCAATAGCTTACCTAAGTGTGCCAAAGCGTTGCCCATGTTGGCTAAAGTGCGCGCATAGCCTATTTCATCTTTAACCTCTCTGCGATAGTTTAGCACCTCTTGATATAGCTCAATGGCTTGCAGAAGATTTTTTGATGGATTAGCTGTAGGCAGATACTGTAGTGCGTTAGCATAGTTCATGGTAGTACTTGCCCATTCCTTAGGATACTTTTCCTTGGTAAACACTTTAAGTGCATTTTTAAGGCACTGTACTCCGTAAGCTAACCTAACCTGATCCTCAATATCACTGACGCCTGTGGATAGGTAAGCGAGCCCCATATTGTTGTTTATTAAAGCGTACATGTACGGATCTCTGTATAAGGTAAAGAAGTTAAGAGCTTCCCAGTAATGTTTTACGGCTTCTGGTAGGTTTCCCATGGAGGAGTAAGCGTTCCCCAAATTAAAGTGAACATCACCCTTCAAAAAGTCTGCACCGGTTCTGGATAATCTTTCGCTTAGCTCTTCAAGAAGTGCTATTGTGGCGTAATTTGTACCTCTGTGTTCCATTAGCAACTTTGCCTTTTTGAGAAGTAGGTTTGCAGAAAAAAGAGGGGATGAGTTTTTTATAAGTTTTATTGCGCTATCAAGCAGTAAAAGAGCGTCTTCTATCTTTCCCTTTTTCTCAAGCACCTGCGCTCTTCTCCACAGTACCAGTGCGTTCAGGTCATCTCTACCCAAGTCTTTGATATCAAAATCCTCAAAAAACAAAATGTCAAGCATATATGAAAGCACATCGTCCTTTAGCGCCTGCTTCTGTCCAGTAAGCAGGGATAAGTTATAGTTTTTTACATCTTCTTCCTGAATGTTTGAAAGGCTTTGGAAAGCTACTTCCCAGTTTCCATCCTTTACCGCTGAAAGGATCTCCCATTCAGGTGGTAGTTTTTCAAACTTCAGTATAAGAATAGAGTCCACATACTCCTTCCACCCATTCCAATAAGGAAGTATAAGGAAATCAAAGGGAAAAGGGAGAATGCCTACTGGTTGAGGAAACACCTCTCTCCAATTCATCAACAACATCCTCCCAAGCCATCGTTAGGGTAGGGAAGATCTCTATTTGCACACCTTTTTATGTAGTTTGCTGCTATCTGAGCCTTTTCC
It encodes:
- a CDS encoding NHL repeat-containing protein yields the protein MAKGRMKVEFLSAIGASSEFSLQVPDAKASPCTLYGPRGVFLKDNTLIVADTGNHRVLIWKSLPKENQPADVVLGQMDFYSDHPNAGGDTERGLFMPTGVFVSDEGKLFVADAWNHRILLWDRVPEESFSKPDHVIGQPNLKQVDRNLFFWCFGVYYHGDDLYVCDTGNRRILKWKGIPDSMQKPDEVYEGFGWPHAICKKDEYFFVADAGTGVSKVYAFRNSLRCAQQADFYLGRGEGCGRFNLNLPYGVSANHRLLFVADTSNNRVLIFEEREPVAVLGQKDFSKCGENRWEGVYKDTLCWPYAVFSTEDLLLIADTGNNRVVLYSFNA
- a CDS encoding NifU family protein, coding for MTEELSFEKLAERIDELLKKVRDFEDEKREIVGELVKSIEEFTKIALVKLVRLIKEDPIGKELLLKAVKEPEVYSLFLKHGLIREDDRTKVIKALELIKPYIRSHGGDVEFVDLKDNTLYVRLKGACTGCSQVSFTLQQTILEAVQSFVPSVERVELAKDTPVEAFIEFSQKKEGYVKAFNVSELIEGHVYRFLHEKTDVILVLWEGKIYAYRNSCAHQGLPLHDGKLTKEGILICPWHNFEYSITSGECLTANYVQLVPVHTRIENGYVWLKVE
- a CDS encoding tetratricopeptide repeat protein, with the translated sequence MNWREVFPQPVGILPFPFDFLILPYWNGWKEYVDSILILKFEKLPPEWEILSAVKDGNWEVAFQSLSNIQEEDVKNYNLSLLTGQKQALKDDVLSYMLDILFFEDFDIKDLGRDDLNALVLWRRAQVLEKKGKIEDALLLLDSAIKLIKNSSPLFSANLLLKKAKLLMEHRGTNYATIALLEELSERLSRTGADFLKGDVHFNLGNAYSSMGNLPEAVKHYWEALNFFTLYRDPYMYALINNNMGLAYLSTGVSDIEDQVRLAYGVQCLKNALKVFTKEKYPKEWASTTMNYANALQYLPTANPSKNLLQAIELYQEVLNYRREVKDEIGYARTLANMGNALAHLGKLLEAKEHLTEAFDIFNKYGMEEEMAGIREILEEIHTLMEARYDGGT